A region of Streptomyces sp. NBC_01750 DNA encodes the following proteins:
- a CDS encoding lysine N(6)-hydroxylase/L-ornithine N(5)-oxygenase family protein — MSKPLEPRESLEPRESLEPLDFIGIGLGPFNLGLACLTEPIAELSGLFLESKPDFEWHSGMFLEGAHLQTPFLSDLVTLADPTSPYSFLNYLKESGRLYSFYIRENFYPLRTEYNDYCRWAAAKLSSVRYSTTVTRVEYATEDEVYDVHTAGGERFSARRIVLGTGTPPFIPESCRDLGGDFLHNSRYLDHKEALQQKESITLVGSGQSAAEIYYDLLSEIDVHGYRLNWVTRSPRFFPLEYTKLTLEMTSPEYIDYFHALPEATRYRLESQQKGLFKGIDSELIDSIFDLLYQKNLKGPVPTRLLTNAALHSARYEDGGYTLGLRQEEQVKDFELTTEGLILATGYRYAAPAFLQPVSDRIRRDGQGRFDVARNYSIDTAGREIFLQNAAVHTHSITSPDLGMGAYRNAYIIGELLGSEYYPVEKSIAFQEFAV; from the coding sequence TTGTCCAAGCCTCTTGAGCCCCGTGAGTCTCTGGAGCCCCGCGAGTCTCTTGAGCCTCTTGATTTCATCGGCATCGGGCTCGGGCCCTTCAATCTCGGCCTCGCCTGCCTCACCGAGCCGATAGCCGAACTCAGCGGCCTGTTCCTGGAGTCCAAGCCGGACTTCGAGTGGCACTCGGGGATGTTCCTCGAAGGCGCCCACCTCCAGACGCCGTTCCTGTCGGACCTGGTCACGCTGGCCGATCCGACCTCCCCGTACTCCTTCCTCAACTATCTGAAGGAATCAGGGCGGCTGTACTCCTTCTACATCCGCGAGAACTTCTATCCGCTGCGGACCGAGTACAACGACTACTGCCGCTGGGCCGCCGCCAAGCTCAGCTCCGTCCGCTACAGCACCACGGTGACGCGGGTCGAGTACGCGACCGAGGACGAGGTGTACGACGTCCACACCGCCGGCGGCGAGCGGTTCAGCGCCCGCCGCATCGTCCTGGGCACCGGCACCCCGCCCTTCATACCCGAGTCCTGCCGGGACCTCGGCGGCGACTTCCTGCACAACTCGCGCTACCTCGACCACAAGGAGGCGCTGCAGCAGAAGGAGTCGATCACCCTCGTCGGCAGCGGGCAGAGCGCCGCGGAGATCTACTACGACCTGCTCTCCGAGATCGACGTGCACGGCTACCGCCTGAACTGGGTCACGCGCTCGCCGCGGTTCTTCCCGCTGGAGTACACCAAGCTCACGCTGGAGATGACGTCACCGGAGTACATCGACTACTTCCACGCGCTGCCGGAAGCGACCCGCTACAGACTCGAGTCGCAGCAGAAGGGTCTGTTCAAGGGCATCGACTCGGAGCTGATCGACTCGATCTTCGATCTGCTCTACCAGAAGAATCTCAAGGGGCCGGTCCCGACCCGGCTGCTCACCAACGCGGCGCTGCACAGCGCGCGTTACGAGGACGGCGGCTACACCCTCGGGCTGCGCCAGGAGGAACAGGTCAAGGACTTCGAGCTGACCACCGAGGGCCTGATCCTGGCCACCGGCTACCGCTACGCCGCCCCCGCATTCCTCCAGCCCGTCAGCGACCGGATCCGCCGGGACGGTCAGGGCCGCTTCGACGTCGCCCGCAACTACTCCATCGACACCGCGGGGCGCGAGATCTTCCTGCAGAACGCTGCCGTGCACACGCACTCCATCACCTCGCCCGACCTGGGCATGGGTGCGTACCGCAACGCCTACATCATCGGCGAGCTGCTCGGATCCGAGTACTACCCCGTCGAAAAGTCCATCGCGTTCCAGGAGTTCGCCGTATGA
- a CDS encoding GNAT family N-acetyltransferase, whose amino-acid sequence MTFTVRPLDPSPDFAGETSVSDCELVHGWVTHPKAAFWLMQDAKLQDVEREYMAIAAHEHHDAFIGLSDGIPVFLMERYDPAHVELQGLYDAEPGDVGMHFLVAPTDTPVHGFTLEVITSVMETLFADPATRRVVVEPDVHNKAVHALNDAVGFEIAARVEKPEKDAYLSFCTREQFLNSRGAAARGVTR is encoded by the coding sequence ATGACGTTCACCGTCCGCCCTCTTGACCCTTCCCCCGACTTCGCCGGGGAGACCTCTGTCTCCGACTGCGAGCTGGTGCACGGCTGGGTCACCCACCCCAAGGCCGCCTTCTGGCTGATGCAGGACGCGAAACTGCAGGACGTCGAGCGCGAGTACATGGCGATAGCCGCACATGAGCACCACGACGCCTTCATCGGGCTCAGCGACGGGATCCCCGTCTTCCTGATGGAGCGCTACGACCCGGCGCACGTCGAGCTGCAAGGTCTTTACGACGCCGAGCCCGGCGATGTCGGTATGCACTTCCTGGTCGCGCCGACCGACACGCCGGTGCACGGCTTCACCCTCGAGGTGATCACCTCGGTGATGGAGACGCTGTTCGCGGACCCGGCCACCCGGCGCGTCGTCGTCGAGCCGGACGTACACAACAAAGCGGTCCACGCGCTCAACGATGCCGTCGGCTTCGAGATCGCGGCCCGGGTCGAGAAGCCGGAGAAAGACGCCTACCTGAGCTTCTGCACACGGGAGCAGTTTCTGAACAGCCGCGGCGCGGCTGCCCGGGGAGTGACCCGATGA
- a CDS encoding acyl-CoA dehydrogenase family protein — protein MSLDHRLTPEHEELRRTVEAFAHDVVAPKIGDFYERHEFPYEIIREMGRMGLFGLPFPEEYGGMGGDYLALGIALEELARVDSSVAITLEAGVSLGAMPVYRFGTDEQKQEWLPRLCSGELLGAFGLTEPGAGSDAGGTRTTAVRDGDEWVINGSKCFITNSGTDITGLVTVTAVTGRTSDGKPLISSIIVPSGTPGFTVAAPYSKVGWNASDTRELSFDGVRVPLANLLGEEGRGYAQFLRILDEGRIAISALATGLAQGCVDESVKYAKERQAFGRPIGANQAIQFKIADMEMRAHMARVGWRDAASRLVQGEPFKKEAALAKLYSSTVAVDNAREATQIHGGYGFMNEYPVARMWRDSKILEIGEGTSEVQRMLIARELGLSG, from the coding sequence ATGTCGCTCGACCATCGCCTCACCCCTGAACACGAGGAACTGCGCCGCACCGTCGAGGCGTTCGCGCACGACGTCGTCGCGCCGAAGATCGGCGACTTCTACGAGCGCCATGAGTTCCCGTACGAGATCATCCGCGAGATGGGCCGTATGGGCCTGTTCGGACTGCCCTTCCCCGAGGAGTACGGCGGCATGGGTGGCGACTATCTCGCCCTCGGCATCGCCCTCGAGGAGCTGGCGCGCGTCGACTCGTCCGTCGCCATCACACTCGAGGCCGGCGTCTCGCTCGGCGCGATGCCGGTCTACCGCTTCGGCACGGATGAGCAGAAGCAGGAGTGGCTGCCGCGGCTCTGCTCGGGCGAGCTGCTCGGCGCGTTCGGGCTGACCGAGCCCGGCGCCGGCTCGGACGCGGGTGGCACGAGGACCACGGCCGTCCGGGACGGCGACGAGTGGGTCATCAACGGCTCCAAGTGCTTCATCACCAACTCCGGTACGGACATCACCGGTCTGGTGACGGTCACGGCGGTCACCGGCCGCACTTCCGACGGCAAGCCGCTGATCTCCTCGATCATCGTCCCGTCCGGCACTCCCGGCTTCACGGTCGCCGCGCCCTACTCCAAGGTCGGGTGGAACGCCTCGGACACGCGCGAACTCTCCTTCGACGGCGTCCGGGTGCCGCTCGCCAATCTGCTCGGCGAGGAGGGCCGCGGATACGCCCAGTTCCTGCGGATCCTCGACGAGGGCCGCATCGCGATCTCGGCACTGGCGACCGGACTCGCGCAGGGCTGTGTGGACGAGTCCGTGAAGTACGCCAAGGAGCGCCAGGCCTTCGGCCGGCCGATCGGCGCCAACCAGGCGATCCAGTTCAAGATCGCCGACATGGAGATGCGGGCGCACATGGCCCGGGTCGGCTGGCGGGACGCGGCCTCGCGTCTCGTCCAGGGCGAGCCGTTCAAGAAGGAGGCGGCGCTCGCCAAGCTGTACTCGTCGACCGTCGCCGTCGACAACGCCCGCGAGGCCACCCAGATCCATGGCGGCTACGGCTTCATGAACGAGTACCCGGTGGCCAGGATGTGGCGGGACTCCAAGATCCTGGAGATCGGCGAGGGTACGAGTGAGGTTCAACGGATGCTGATCGCAAGGGAGTTGGGCCTGTCAGGCTGA
- a CDS encoding siderophore-interacting protein has product MTTAEPAPFRFFDLQVIRTRRLGPSMVRITFGGEDLKDFAAGGRDQSLSLFLPQPGQDAPVVPVDAGDGSAVFAAWRALPDDVRAVMRSYTVREQRRLPGEAGEMDIDFALHGATSDAVTSDAEAADVGAADVGPACRWASRAAPGHRVMVLGPAVADNTAVRCRPPEDTEWVLIWADETALPAAAAILEWLPARLKARVWLEVQHGDDRQELRTAADARITWLIRDEGAPSALEAVSAAELPEGTAYAWIAGESGSVKALRRHLVRDRELDRRRVTFVGYWKRGVSEDGLREEAGTAAAEETAESESADV; this is encoded by the coding sequence ATGACGACTGCCGAGCCCGCCCCGTTCCGCTTCTTCGACCTTCAGGTGATACGGACCCGGCGGCTCGGCCCGTCCATGGTCCGCATCACCTTCGGGGGCGAGGACCTCAAGGACTTCGCCGCCGGAGGCCGCGACCAGTCCCTCTCGCTCTTCCTTCCCCAGCCCGGCCAGGACGCGCCCGTCGTTCCCGTCGACGCCGGTGACGGCAGCGCCGTCTTCGCCGCCTGGCGGGCGCTGCCGGACGATGTACGGGCCGTGATGCGCTCGTACACGGTGCGGGAGCAGCGCCGGCTCCCGGGCGAGGCGGGCGAGATGGACATCGACTTCGCGCTCCACGGTGCGACGTCGGACGCTGTGACATCGGATGCCGAGGCGGCGGACGTCGGGGCGGCGGACGTCGGACCGGCCTGCCGCTGGGCGAGCCGGGCGGCGCCGGGCCACCGCGTGATGGTGCTCGGTCCGGCCGTCGCCGACAACACCGCCGTACGCTGCCGGCCGCCCGAGGACACCGAGTGGGTGCTGATCTGGGCCGACGAGACGGCCCTGCCGGCCGCCGCGGCGATCCTCGAGTGGCTGCCGGCCCGCCTGAAGGCCCGGGTCTGGCTCGAGGTGCAGCACGGCGACGACCGCCAGGAGCTGAGGACCGCCGCCGACGCGCGGATCACCTGGCTGATACGGGACGAGGGCGCGCCGTCCGCTCTGGAGGCGGTCAGCGCCGCCGAGTTGCCCGAGGGCACGGCGTACGCCTGGATCGCGGGCGAGTCGGGCAGCGTGAAGGCGCTGCGCCGCCATCTCGTGCGTGACCGTGAACTCGACCGCCGACGCGTCACGTTCGTCGGCTACTGGAAGCGCGGCGTGAGCGAGGACGGCCTCCGCGAGGAGGCCGGGACCGCCGCGGCCGAGGAGACCGCGGAGTCCGAGTCCGCCGACGTGTGA
- a CDS encoding hydroxymethylglutaryl-CoA lyase — MTDGLPMAVPVQDLPPRVRIHEVGARDGLQNEKTVVPTEVKAEFIHRLADAGLATIEATSFVHPKWVPQLADAEQLFPLLGDIEGVALPVLVPNERGLERATALGARRIAVFGSATETFAQRNLNRTVDESLAMFEPVVAKARADKIHVRGYLSMCFGDPWEGPVPVHQVVRVAKRLMDLGCDELSLGDTIGVATPGHVQNLLAELNEEGVPTSAIGVHFHDTYGQALANTLAALQHGVTTVDASAGGLGGCPYAKSATGNLATEDLVWMLDGLGIESGVDLGRLTATSVWMAEQLGRPSPSRTVRALSHKES, encoded by the coding sequence ATGACCGACGGGCTGCCCATGGCCGTTCCCGTGCAGGATCTGCCGCCCCGCGTCCGCATCCACGAGGTCGGTGCCCGCGACGGGCTGCAGAACGAGAAGACGGTCGTTCCGACCGAGGTCAAGGCCGAGTTCATCCACCGGCTCGCCGACGCCGGTCTGGCCACGATCGAGGCGACCAGCTTCGTCCACCCCAAGTGGGTGCCCCAACTCGCCGACGCCGAGCAGCTGTTCCCCCTGCTCGGCGACATCGAAGGCGTCGCGCTGCCCGTCCTCGTACCGAACGAACGCGGGCTCGAGCGGGCTACGGCCCTCGGTGCGCGCCGGATCGCCGTGTTCGGATCGGCGACCGAGACCTTCGCGCAGCGCAATCTCAACCGCACTGTCGACGAGTCGCTGGCGATGTTCGAGCCGGTCGTCGCCAAGGCCCGCGCCGACAAGATCCATGTCCGCGGCTATCTCTCCATGTGCTTCGGCGACCCGTGGGAGGGCCCGGTCCCCGTCCACCAGGTAGTCCGGGTCGCCAAGCGGCTGATGGACCTCGGCTGCGACGAACTGAGCCTCGGCGACACCATCGGCGTGGCCACGCCGGGCCATGTGCAGAACCTGCTCGCCGAGCTCAACGAGGAGGGCGTGCCCACCTCGGCGATCGGCGTGCACTTCCACGACACCTACGGCCAGGCCCTCGCCAACACCCTGGCCGCGCTCCAGCACGGTGTGACCACCGTGGACGCCTCCGCGGGCGGCCTCGGCGGCTGCCCGTACGCGAAGAGCGCGACCGGAAACCTCGCCACCGAAGACCTCGTGTGGATGCTCGACGGCCTCGGCATCGAATCCGGGGTCGACCTCGGCCGGCTCACCGCCACCAGCGTGTGGATGGCCGAACAGCTGGGCCGTCCCAGCCCGTCCCGCACCGTGCGTGCCCTCTCCCACAAGGAGTCGTAG
- a CDS encoding ABC transporter substrate-binding protein, whose protein sequence is MPNARPSHLTRRGLLAAGGALGIGAALAACGKSDAKGGSGKAAEKSGPWSFTDDRGTKVRLKTTPRNIVAFTGTAAALYDYGVEVKGVFGPTKGKDGKPDVQAGDLDINKVKIIGNVYGEFNIEQYAALSPELLITNMWAKDDPWYVPPQSKDKIMKLAPSVLLWAAGTTMQKALQRHAELAESLGGDVKGKQAAAAKARFEKAAARLRAAAKAKPDIKVLIGSASQDLFYVSVPKMSADTLYFQELGVKFVEPKANAQGFFEELSWENIGKYGADIIIMDNRSSALQPAALTSKPTWTKLPAVKAGQVLPRVTEPIYSYEKCAPILEDLAKAIETAKKVA, encoded by the coding sequence ATGCCCAACGCCCGCCCTTCCCATCTCACCCGTCGCGGTCTGCTCGCCGCGGGCGGCGCCCTCGGAATCGGCGCCGCGCTCGCCGCCTGCGGCAAGAGCGACGCCAAGGGCGGCTCGGGCAAGGCCGCCGAGAAGTCCGGCCCCTGGTCCTTCACCGACGACCGCGGTACGAAGGTCCGGCTGAAGACGACCCCGAGGAACATCGTCGCGTTCACCGGCACCGCCGCGGCGCTGTACGACTACGGCGTCGAGGTCAAGGGCGTCTTCGGCCCGACCAAGGGCAAGGACGGCAAGCCCGACGTCCAGGCCGGCGACCTCGACATCAACAAGGTCAAGATCATCGGCAATGTCTACGGCGAGTTCAACATCGAGCAGTACGCGGCCCTCAGCCCCGAGCTGCTGATCACCAACATGTGGGCCAAGGACGACCCGTGGTACGTTCCGCCGCAGTCCAAGGACAAGATCATGAAGCTGGCTCCCAGCGTGCTGCTGTGGGCGGCCGGGACCACGATGCAGAAGGCGCTGCAGCGCCACGCCGAGCTCGCCGAGTCCCTCGGCGGTGACGTCAAGGGCAAGCAGGCCGCTGCCGCCAAGGCCCGCTTCGAAAAGGCCGCGGCCCGGCTGCGCGCAGCCGCCAAGGCCAAGCCGGACATCAAGGTGCTCATCGGCTCCGCCAGCCAGGACCTCTTCTATGTCTCCGTGCCGAAGATGTCGGCCGACACCCTGTACTTCCAGGAACTGGGCGTGAAGTTCGTCGAGCCGAAGGCGAACGCCCAGGGCTTCTTCGAGGAGCTCAGCTGGGAGAACATCGGCAAGTACGGCGCCGACATCATCATCATGGACAACCGCTCCTCGGCCCTGCAGCCCGCCGCGCTCACCTCCAAGCCGACCTGGACCAAGCTGCCCGCGGTCAAGGCCGGTCAGGTCCTGCCGCGCGTCACCGAGCCGATCTACTCCTACGAGAAGTGCGCGCCGATCCTCGAGGACCTGGCCAAGGCCATCGAGACCGCGAAGAAGGTCGCCTGA
- a CDS encoding pyridoxal phosphate-dependent decarboxylase family protein, whose protein sequence is MRSHLLNDVTAESYRRSVTEGVERVANRLATTRRPFTGVTADELAPLISAVDLDQPLGDASAALDELEKVYLRDAVYFHHPRYLGHLNCPVVIPAVLAEAVLSAVNSSLDTWDQSAGGTLIERRLIDWTAQRIGLGPAADGVFTSGGTQSNLQALLLARQEAKTADLAKLRIFSSECSHFSVQKSATLLGLGPDAVVSIPVDRNKRMQTVSLAAELERCAREGLVPMAVVATAGTTDFGSIDPLPEIAELAEQYGTWMHVDAAYGCGLLASRTRRRLLDGIEHADSVTVDYHKSFFQPVSSSAVLVRDGATLRHATYHADYLNPRPTVEMGALPLAASPGGPPPGPGGLQANVPNQVDKSLQTTRRFDALKLWMTLRVMGADGVGQLFDEVCDLAAAGWELLAADPRFDVVVQPQLSTLVYRYIPGSAAGPTEIDRANLHARKALFASGEAVVAGTKVGGRQYLKFTLLNPETTTDDIAAVLDLIAGHAEQYLGENLVQAS, encoded by the coding sequence ATGCGCTCGCACCTGCTCAATGACGTAACGGCGGAGAGCTACCGGCGTTCCGTGACCGAAGGAGTCGAGCGGGTGGCGAACCGACTCGCCACAACCCGGCGGCCGTTCACCGGCGTGACCGCCGACGAGCTCGCTCCGCTGATCTCCGCGGTCGACCTCGACCAGCCGCTGGGCGACGCTTCCGCCGCCCTCGACGAGCTGGAGAAGGTCTATCTGCGCGACGCCGTCTACTTCCACCACCCGCGCTATCTCGGCCATCTCAACTGCCCGGTCGTCATCCCGGCCGTCCTCGCCGAGGCCGTGCTCTCCGCGGTCAACTCCTCGCTCGACACCTGGGACCAGAGCGCCGGCGGCACCCTCATCGAGCGCCGCCTCATCGACTGGACCGCGCAGCGGATCGGCCTCGGACCCGCGGCCGACGGCGTCTTCACCAGCGGCGGCACCCAGTCCAACCTCCAGGCGCTGCTGCTCGCCCGCCAGGAGGCCAAGACCGCGGATCTCGCGAAACTGCGCATCTTCTCCTCCGAGTGCAGCCACTTCAGCGTGCAGAAATCGGCGACACTGCTCGGGCTCGGACCGGACGCCGTCGTCTCGATTCCCGTCGACCGCAACAAGCGGATGCAGACGGTGAGCCTCGCCGCCGAGCTGGAGCGCTGCGCCCGTGAGGGCCTGGTCCCGATGGCCGTCGTCGCGACCGCCGGCACCACCGACTTCGGCTCCATCGACCCGCTGCCCGAGATCGCCGAGCTGGCCGAGCAGTACGGGACATGGATGCATGTGGACGCCGCCTACGGCTGCGGACTACTGGCCTCCCGCACCCGCCGCCGGCTCCTCGACGGCATCGAGCACGCCGACTCGGTCACTGTGGACTACCACAAGTCCTTCTTCCAGCCGGTGAGTTCCTCCGCCGTGCTGGTGCGGGACGGAGCCACGCTCAGGCACGCCACGTACCACGCGGACTACCTCAACCCGCGGCCCACCGTCGAGATGGGGGCACTCCCCCTGGCTGCGTCGCCGGGGGGACCCCCGCCCGGGCCCGGAGGCCTACAGGCGAACGTCCCCAACCAGGTCGACAAATCCCTGCAGACCACGCGCCGCTTCGACGCGCTCAAGCTGTGGATGACGCTGCGGGTGATGGGCGCCGACGGCGTCGGACAGCTCTTCGACGAGGTCTGCGACCTGGCCGCCGCCGGCTGGGAGCTGCTCGCCGCCGACCCGCGCTTCGACGTCGTCGTGCAGCCGCAGCTGTCCACCCTGGTCTACCGCTACATCCCCGGGTCCGCAGCCGGCCCCACCGAGATCGACCGGGCCAATCTCCATGCCCGTAAGGCGCTGTTCGCGTCCGGCGAGGCCGTGGTCGCCGGCACCAAGGTCGGCGGCCGTCAGTACCTGAAGTTCACCCTGCTCAACCCCGAGACCACCACCGATGACATCGCCGCCGTACTCGATCTGATCGCCGGCCATGCCGAGCAGTACCTGGGAGAGAACCTTGTCCAAGCCTCTTGA
- a CDS encoding acetyl/propionyl/methylcrotonyl-CoA carboxylase subunit alpha — MFSTVLVANRGEIAVRVIRTLRAMGIRSVAVFSDADADARHVREADTAVRIGPAPAAESYLCVERLLEAAARTGAEAVHPGYGFLAENAGFAQACADAGLVFIGPSASAISLMGDKIRAKETVQAAGVPVVPGSSGSGLTDDQLAAAAREIGMPVLLKPSAGGGGKGMRLTRVESALLEEIAAARREARASFGDDTLLVERWIDRPRHIEIQVLADGHGQVVHLGERECSLQRRHQKIIEEAPSVLLDEKTRAAMGEAAVQAARSCGYRGAGTVEFIVPGHDPSAYYFMEMNTRLQVEHPVTEFVTGLDLVEWQLRVAAGEQLPFAQEDISLTGHAVEARICAEDPARGFLPSGGTVLALHEPQGDGVRTDSGLSEGTEVGSLYDPMLSKVIAYGPDRPTALRKLRAALAGTVTLGVPTNAGFLRRLLAHESVVSGDLDTGLVEREADDLVPEGVPDEVYAAAAAVRLAGPAPQRGAGWVDPFSVSNAWRLGGTPAWTVHDFRVPGHDPVQLRTRTVAGATEIALGEAAAAAGAELPGRWSGARLVALEPGRVTVELDGVTHTFHRSGSWLGRDGDSWHVLDHDPVEASLSGAAHAGADTLAAPMPGTVTVVKVAVGDEVDAGQSLLVVEAMKMEHVISAPHAGTVTELDVTPGSTVAMDQILAVVTPREEA, encoded by the coding sequence ATGTTCAGCACTGTCCTGGTCGCCAACCGAGGCGAGATCGCGGTACGGGTCATCCGCACCCTGCGCGCGATGGGCATCCGATCGGTCGCCGTCTTCAGTGACGCGGACGCGGACGCGCGGCACGTACGGGAGGCGGACACGGCGGTCCGTATCGGCCCCGCGCCCGCGGCGGAGAGCTATCTCTGCGTGGAGCGCCTGCTGGAGGCCGCGGCCCGGACCGGCGCCGAGGCGGTCCACCCGGGCTACGGCTTCCTCGCCGAGAACGCGGGCTTCGCGCAGGCCTGCGCCGACGCCGGCCTGGTCTTCATCGGCCCGTCGGCCTCGGCGATCTCGTTGATGGGCGACAAGATCCGCGCGAAGGAGACGGTGCAGGCGGCCGGCGTCCCGGTGGTGCCCGGCTCCTCCGGGTCCGGACTGACGGACGATCAACTGGCGGCTGCCGCCAGAGAGATCGGTATGCCGGTGCTGCTGAAGCCGTCGGCGGGCGGCGGCGGCAAGGGTATGCGGCTCACCCGGGTCGAGTCCGCGCTGCTCGAGGAGATCGCGGCGGCCCGCCGCGAGGCGCGTGCCTCCTTCGGTGACGACACACTGCTGGTGGAACGGTGGATCGACCGGCCCCGGCATATCGAGATCCAGGTCCTGGCGGACGGTCACGGCCAGGTGGTCCACCTCGGCGAGCGTGAGTGCTCGTTGCAGCGCCGCCACCAGAAGATCATCGAGGAGGCGCCGAGCGTCCTGCTGGACGAGAAGACCCGGGCCGCGATGGGCGAGGCGGCGGTCCAGGCGGCCCGCTCGTGCGGCTACCGGGGCGCAGGCACCGTGGAGTTCATCGTCCCGGGCCACGACCCGTCCGCGTACTACTTCATGGAGATGAACACCCGCCTCCAGGTCGAGCACCCGGTGACGGAGTTCGTCACCGGCCTGGATCTGGTGGAGTGGCAACTGCGGGTCGCGGCGGGCGAACAACTGCCTTTCGCGCAGGAGGACATCAGCCTCACCGGCCACGCGGTCGAGGCCCGTATCTGCGCCGAGGACCCCGCACGCGGCTTCCTGCCCTCGGGCGGCACGGTCCTCGCGCTGCACGAGCCGCAGGGCGACGGGGTGCGCACCGACTCGGGCCTGTCCGAGGGCACGGAGGTCGGCAGCCTGTACGACCCGATGCTGTCGAAGGTCATCGCGTACGGCCCCGACCGCCCGACCGCCCTGCGCAAACTGCGCGCGGCTCTCGCCGGCACGGTCACCCTCGGCGTCCCGACGAACGCGGGCTTCCTGCGCCGACTGCTGGCCCACGAATCGGTCGTCTCCGGCGACCTGGACACGGGCCTGGTGGAGCGTGAGGCGGACGACCTGGTCCCGGAAGGTGTCCCGGACGAGGTGTACGCGGCAGCCGCGGCGGTACGGCTCGCCGGGCCGGCCCCGCAGCGGGGTGCGGGCTGGGTGGACCCCTTCTCGGTGTCGAACGCCTGGCGCCTGGGCGGCACCCCCGCCTGGACGGTCCATGACTTCCGTGTTCCCGGCCACGATCCGGTGCAGCTGCGCACGCGCACGGTGGCCGGAGCCACGGAAATCGCGCTCGGCGAAGCCGCGGCTGCGGCCGGTGCGGAGCTGCCGGGCCGGTGGTCCGGCGCCCGGCTCGTGGCGCTCGAGCCCGGGCGGGTGACGGTCGAACTCGACGGCGTCACCCACACCTTCCACCGCTCCGGCAGCTGGCTCGGCCGGGACGGCGACAGCTGGCACGTGCTGGACCACGACCCGGTGGAGGCCTCTCTCAGCGGCGCCGCGCACGCCGGCGCCGACACCCTGGCGGCACCGATGCCGGGCACCGTCACCGTGGTGAAGGTCGCCGTCGGGGACGAGGTCGACGCGGGCCAGAGTCTGCTGGTCGTCGAGGCGATGAAGATGGAGCACGTCATCTCCGCCCCGCATGCCGGCACCGTCACGGAACTGGACGTCACACCCGGCTCGACCGTCGCCATGGACCAGATCCTGGCGGTCGTCACCCCGAGGGAGGAAGCATGA